A section of the Prosthecobacter sp. genome encodes:
- a CDS encoding winged helix-turn-helix domain-containing protein, giving the protein MPHLGDPTRRRLLQILAPGQGLTTTALAGSVSKRLDATLKHLVNLRGAGLVVTAENPQDGRRLLYRLAPAIPVTKTATGWEMDFGYCLVRC; this is encoded by the coding sequence ATGCCGCATCTCGGCGATCCCACCCGTCGGCGGCTTCTCCAGATCCTCGCCCCCGGCCAAGGCCTCACCACCACCGCTTTGGCAGGCAGCGTGAGCAAGCGCTTGGACGCCACGCTCAAGCACCTTGTCAATTTGCGCGGTGCCGGTCTGGTGGTGACGGCGGAGAACCCGCAAGACGGCCGCCGTCTCCTCTACCGCCTCGCTCCCGCCATCCCCGTGACCAAGACCGCCACCGGCTGGGAGATGGACTTCGGGTATTGTTTGGTGCGCTGCTGA